A window of the Brassica napus cultivar Da-Ae chromosome C5, Da-Ae, whole genome shotgun sequence genome harbors these coding sequences:
- the LOC106351528 gene encoding NADPH-dependent oxidoreductase 2-alkenal reductase-like, whose amino-acid sequence MANTEPATVTNKQIIFSGYVSGFPKESDLKVTTTTIDLRIPERSTSVLVKNLYLSCDPYMRISMGKPEPLSSSLVPPFNTGEPIIGLGVSKVIDSGHPDYKKGDLLWGVVGWEEYSVITLFPYSHFKIHHTDVPLSYYTGLLGMPGMTAYAGFYEICSPKRGETVFVSAASGAVGQLVGQFAKLVGCYVVGSAGSKEKVDLLKTKFGFDDAFNYKEENDLNIALKRYFPEGIDIYFENVGGKMLDAVLINMKLNGRIAVCGMISQYNLVDPEGVHNLTTILYKRIKVQGFAVSDFYDKYSKFLDFVLPYIRQGKITYVEDITEGLESGPSALLGIFHGKNVGKQLFVVARE is encoded by the exons ATGGCAAACACAGAGCCAGCGACAGTTACCAACAAGCAAATCATATTCTCAGGTTATGTGAGTGGATTCCCGAAGGAATCCGATCTAAAAGTCACCACAACCACCATCGATCTAAGGATTCCAGAGAGATCCACATCAGTTCTGGTGAAGAATCTTTACTTGTCTTGCGATCCTTACATGCGCATTAGCATGGGAAAGCCTGAGCCGTTGAGTTCTTCGCTCGTCCCACCGTTCAATACCGGCGAG CCAATCATTGGCCTTGGAGTATCTAAAGTGATAGATTCAGGACATCCAGATTACAAAAAAGGAGACTTACTCTGGGGAGTAGTTGGATGGGAGGAGTACAGTGTTATTACTCTATTTCCTTACTCACATTTTAAGATCCATCACACAGATGTTCCATTATCTTACTACACTGGACTTCTTG GCATGCCTGGTATGACTGCTTATGCTGGATTTTACGAAATTTGTTCACCTAAGAGAGGAGAGACTGTCTTCGTATCAGCTGCATCCGGTGCAGTTGGCCAGCTTGTTGGACAATTTGCAAAGCTGGTGGGTTGTTATGTCGTTGGAAGTGCCGGTAGTAAAGAAAAG GTTGATCTTCTCAAGACAAAGTTTGGATTCGACGACGCTTTCAATTACAAGGAGGAGAATGACCTTAACATAGCCCTAAAGAG GTATTTCCCGGAAGGGATCGACATATATTTCGAGAACGTGGGAGGTAAAATGTTGGATGCAGTGCTGATAAACATGAAGTTGAATGGTCGTATCGCAGTTTGTGGAATGATCTCACAGTATAACTTAGTGGATCCAGAAGGTGTACACAATCTAACCACAATCCTTTACAAGAGGATAAAGGTTCAAGGCTTTGCCGTCTCTGATTTCTACGACAAATACTCgaagtttttggattttgtgCTTCCTTACATAAGACAAGGGAAGATAACGTACGTCGAGGACATAACTGAAGGACTCGAGAGTGGACCTTCTGCTCTGTTAGGGATCTTCCACGGTAAGAACGTTGGTAAACAACTCTTTGTGGTTGCTCGTGAGTGA
- the LOC106397700 gene encoding uncharacterized protein LOC106397700 isoform X2, whose translation MASPSAVSEDRKSDDIEIVSVGALYSGSWDKKYWSSSRGKDRFPYPVGYKAVRAHNGSTYYMEIEEGAKGPLFLIRHLDESWTGQTPDIAWGKFQKTGLSNLKVWHGKRFTCKMNGVEFFGFKNPLVQRLLRELVNNSHGMVESNSSNRVSQIRVDDERPVKCENPDLLCYLDMPVARKKRSRKAEIGHQNSVVKQGHKKTRFQDSWSGGEILNSATVSICSTKEEVEIVGLQGALPEQLYSCHATNENSSLPIENSPEVKEVVPIQETNQIADSWKTKPLSNISEELHGLQAKENKPNDDTFLNGSQDMTSSNLCAPDTLEFVQDNPISSALATDDNTSCEQKEELTLADIVVNEGHSAGPYTEDLTDQEIAKSMISFLLPRAIPLLKKASVKKPPKTDVSETLSARLNHSDNSKTSQLDDASGTVVSLSIRTCTGDDENRQVVALDSVQDFTSDVPIAPDSFDESHLDVPGSGHIISSSSKEAYPADLPKKPIDEEQFVIENASLSVPALDTVEIIKPFSHDVPFAPDSFDESRLDVLGSGHIISSSKEAYPADLPKKPIDEEQFVIENASLSVPALDTVEIIKPSSHNVRTILEENNLGGCVKKSMLIPQCTSPTNKIITKESVELRAGQTEHHSENKEAKSTSCSTEGNGLVVGTTPTEVSSVRKETHKVYSRKRVSTNQLRGNKNSSSESKNSCRNTGDGDSISKMSPIKTQRLLEPQPTLSTNSVSDRTNPQGDGSSHVTEHYQGPELMKVNNNQFTSVFCNEASVIPQDIRPARGFGNASTSPPSFPASKVENVQGHIVEALGIQVSEPPSTKSQYKEHTSEKSISSVPEISASSSLKVNRDIKINNEMEKTVELLGCYFHPMPVSSVSLQSVGNEIYIWVLSFATEDRVRTLFMYKISAKAPTKGFPSVVGHTPIILPSEDGKSGGNVNSKTLERSYFHVTPDGEHLIFTGNIKTSYCRKREIDCSCLTCTSAYFEENAVRIVEVKTGYVSLVTKLQAVDSVQCVVVCDPDYLVAVVKGGNLIVWAMNSSWRGPTEEFVIANPCTPSCIVELKKIPKCPHLIIGHNGIGEFTVWDISTRSLVSRFVSPSNMIFEFIPTSLFAWHPLHSHSTMEDHIDMILAATKLWFSKGINNKTLVPAEVKDTAIWLLVSTDPDPDVKCDTVERPGRCWRLALLVRNQVILGSPMDPRADVAGTVSGHGVTGTIDGLVYMWDMSTGSKLGSLHDFKGQGVACISSDDWGNICVASEDGQLLVYCHTTKDTQSQGG comes from the exons ATGGCGAGCCCAAGCGCTGTATCTGAAGATAGAAAATCGGATGACATCGAAATCGTCTCCGTCGGAGCTCTCTATAGCGGCTCCTGGGATAAGAAGTACTGGAGTTCATCTAGG ggAAAAGATCGTTTCCCTTATCCTGTGGGCTATAAAGCTGTTCGAGCTCACAATGGGAGCACATATTATATGGAGATTGAAGAAGGTGCTAAAGGACCTTTGTTTCTG ATTAGACATCTGGATGAGTCATGGACTGGTCAGACACCAGATATTGCATGGGGAAAGTTCCAGAAGACGGGCCTTTCCAACTTAAAAGTATGGCATGGGAAACGATTTACTTGTAAGATGAACGGCGTGGAG TTTTTTGGCTTTAAAAACCCGTTGGTTCAGAGATTGCTCCGGGAACTTGTGAACAACTCCCACGGGATGGTAGAATCTAACTCCAGCAATAGGGTTTCTCAAATCCGGGTCGATGATGAAAGGCCAGTCAAGTGTGAAAATCCagatttattatgttatctGGACATGCCAGTGGCTAGAAAGAAAAGAAGTAGAAAAGCTGAAATAGGCCACCAGAATTCAGTAGTTAAACAAGGCCATAAAAAAACAAGATTCCAAGACTCATGGTCTGGTGGAGAGATTTTAAATTCAGCAACAGTGTCAATCTGTTCAACAAAAGAAGAAGTGGAGATCGTTGGCCTTCAAGGAGCACTACCAGAGCAGTTGTATTCTTGTCATGCTACTAACGAAAATTCATCTCTCCCAATAGAAAACTCTCCCGAAGTGAAAGAAGTCGTCCCTATCCAAGAAACAAACCAAATTGCTGACAGCTGGAAAACAAAGCCACTATCCAACATTTCTGAAGAG CTTCATGGATTGCAAGCAAAGGAAAACAAACCCAACGATGATACTTTTCTAAACGGGAGCCAAGATATGACCAGTTCCAATCTTTGTGCACCCGATACCTTGGAGTTCGTGCAAG ATAACCCCATAAGTTCTGCTCTAGCAACAGATGATAATACAAGTTGCGAGCAGAAAGAAGAATTGACCCTTGCTGACATAGTAGTTAATGAAGGGCATTCAGCTGGACCATATACCGAAGATTTAACTGATCAGGAAATTGCCAAATCAATGATCTCATTTCTACTTCCTCGAGCAATTCCACTGCTTAAGAAGGCCTCAGTCAAGAAGCCCCCAAAAACTGATGTGTCAGAAACATTGTCTGCTAGATTAAATCATTCAGACAACTCCAAAACGAGCCAACTTGATGATGCGTCAGGAACTG TTGTCTCCCTGTCGATAAGAACATGTACTGGAGATGATGAGAACAGGCAAGTCGTTGCTCTAGATTCTGTTCAGGATTTTACAAGTGATGTGCCCATTGCTCCTGACAGTTTTGATGAGTCTCACTTGGATGTTCCTGGGAGTGGGCATatcatatcatcatcttccaagGAAGCCTATCCAGCAGATCTTCCCAAGAAGCCCATAGACGAGGAACAGTTTGTAATAGAAAATGCAAGTCTATCAGTTCCTGCTTTGGATACAGTTGAGATCATAAAGCCGTTTTCACATGATGTGCCCTTTGCTCCTGACAGTTTTGATGAGTCTCGCTTGGATGTTCTTGGGAGTGGTCATATCATCTCATCTTCCAAGGAAGCCTATCCAGCAGATCTTCCCAAGAAGCCCATAGACGAGGAACAGTTTGTAATAGAAAATGCAAGTCTATCAGTTCCTGCTTTGGATACAGTTGAGATCATAAAGCCGTCGTCACATAATGTTAGGACtattttggaagaaaataaTCTAGGCGGATGTGTCAAGAAGTCTATGTTAATACCACAATGCACCAGTCCGACTAACAAGATTATTACCAAAGAATCTGTGGAACTCCGTGCAGGGCAAACAGAGCACCACTCTGAAAACAAGGAAGCAAAGAGTACATCTTGTTCTACTGAAG GTAATGGTCTCGTTGTTGGCACAACCCCTACTGAAGTTAGTTCTGTTAGAAAAGAAACACATAAGGTGTATAGCAGGAAAAGAGTCTCGACCAATCAGCTGCGAGGAAACAAGAACTCATCCTCAGAAAGTAAAAACAGTTGCAGAAATACTGGAGATGGTGATTCAATAAGCAAGATGTCTCCTATTAAAACCCAACGACTCTTGGAGCCTCAGCCGACCTTGTCTACCAACTCTGTATCAGATAGAACAAATCCACAAGGGGATGGAAGCAGTCATGTTACCGAACATTACCAGGGTCCTGAGCTGATGAAGGTGAATAACAATCAATTCACCAGTGTATTTTGCAATGAGGCGAGTGTGATACCACAAGATATAAGGCCAGCTCGAGGCTTTGGAAATGCAAGTACATCACCACCATCATTTCCAGCGTCAAAAGTTGAAAATGTTCAAGGCCATATTGTTGAGGCACTGGGCATCCAAGTCTCTGAACCACCTTCTACCAAGTCTCAGTATAAGGAACATACCAGCGAGAAAAGCATCTCCAGTGTGCCGGAAATTTCAGCTAGTTCGAGTTTAAAGGTCAACAGAGATATAAAGATCAACAATGAGATGGAAAAAACTGTTGAGCTGCTTGGCTGCTACTTTCATCCCATGCCTGTTTCATCAGTTTCTCTTCAGTCTGTTGGTAATGAAATCTATATATGGGTGTTGAGCTTTGCTACAGAAGATAGAGTTAGAACCCTATTTATGTACAAGATATCAGCTAAAGCACCAACCAAAGGATTCCCCTCTGTCGTTGGTCACACACCTATCATACTCCCCAGTGAGGATGGCAAATCTGGTGGAAATGTTAATTCT AAAACACTCGAGAGGTCTTATTTTCACGTCACTCCAGACGGGGAGCATCTTATTTTTACTGGCAATATCAAAACATCATATTGCAG GAAGAGGGAAATTGATTGCTCGTGTTTGACATGTACATCAGCCTACTTTGAAGAGAATGCAGTGAGAATTGTCGAGGTGAAAACTGGTTACGTTTCTCTTGTGACAAAACTTCAAGCAGTTGACAGTGTGCAGTGCGTGGTGGTGTGCGATCCTGACTATCTCGTTGCAGTTGTTAAAGGTGGAAACCTTATTGTCTGGGCCATGAACTCCAGTTGGAG AGGTCCTACCGAAGAATTCGTTATTGCAAATCCTTGCACACCTTCATGCATAGTGGAATTGAAGAAGATCCCAAAATGTCCTCATCTCATTATTGGGCACAATGGTATTGGAGAATTTACAGTATG GGATATTTCAACTCGAAGCCTGGTATCAAGATTTGTATCTCCCAGCAATATGATCTTTGAGTTCATTCCAACCAGCTTATTTGCGTGGCACCCTCTACATAGTCATTCTACAATGGAGGATCATATCGACATGATTTTAGCTGCAACAAAACTGTGGTTCTCAAAAGGGATCAACAACAAAACATTGGTTCCAGCTGAAGTCAAAGACACTGCCATCTGGCTTTTAGTCTCTACCGATCCTGACCCAGACGTTAAATGTGACACTGTAGAAAGACCAGGAAGATGTTGGAGACTGGCTCTGCTTGTGAGAAATCAAGTCATACTGGGTAGTCCAATGGATCCGAG GGCTGATGTGGCGGGCACAGTATCTGGTCATGGAGTAACAGGCACAATCGATGGACTTGTGTATATGTGGGACATGTCGACAGGCTCAAAACTCGGTTCCCTCCATGATTTCAAAG GTCAGGGTGTTGCATGCATAAGCTCAGATGATTGGGGGAATATATGTGTAGCAAGTGAGGATGGTCAGCTTCTGGTTTATTGCCATACCACCAAGGACACTCAAAGTCAAGGAGGGTAG
- the LOC106397700 gene encoding uncharacterized protein LOC106397700 isoform X1: MASPSAVSEDRKSDDIEIVSVGALYSGSWDKKYWSSSRGKDRFPYPVGYKAVRAHNGSTYYMEIEEGAKGPLFLITLLMQIRHLDESWTGQTPDIAWGKFQKTGLSNLKVWHGKRFTCKMNGVEFFGFKNPLVQRLLRELVNNSHGMVESNSSNRVSQIRVDDERPVKCENPDLLCYLDMPVARKKRSRKAEIGHQNSVVKQGHKKTRFQDSWSGGEILNSATVSICSTKEEVEIVGLQGALPEQLYSCHATNENSSLPIENSPEVKEVVPIQETNQIADSWKTKPLSNISEELHGLQAKENKPNDDTFLNGSQDMTSSNLCAPDTLEFVQDNPISSALATDDNTSCEQKEELTLADIVVNEGHSAGPYTEDLTDQEIAKSMISFLLPRAIPLLKKASVKKPPKTDVSETLSARLNHSDNSKTSQLDDASGTVVSLSIRTCTGDDENRQVVALDSVQDFTSDVPIAPDSFDESHLDVPGSGHIISSSSKEAYPADLPKKPIDEEQFVIENASLSVPALDTVEIIKPFSHDVPFAPDSFDESRLDVLGSGHIISSSKEAYPADLPKKPIDEEQFVIENASLSVPALDTVEIIKPSSHNVRTILEENNLGGCVKKSMLIPQCTSPTNKIITKESVELRAGQTEHHSENKEAKSTSCSTEGNGLVVGTTPTEVSSVRKETHKVYSRKRVSTNQLRGNKNSSSESKNSCRNTGDGDSISKMSPIKTQRLLEPQPTLSTNSVSDRTNPQGDGSSHVTEHYQGPELMKVNNNQFTSVFCNEASVIPQDIRPARGFGNASTSPPSFPASKVENVQGHIVEALGIQVSEPPSTKSQYKEHTSEKSISSVPEISASSSLKVNRDIKINNEMEKTVELLGCYFHPMPVSSVSLQSVGNEIYIWVLSFATEDRVRTLFMYKISAKAPTKGFPSVVGHTPIILPSEDGKSGGNVNSKTLERSYFHVTPDGEHLIFTGNIKTSYCRKREIDCSCLTCTSAYFEENAVRIVEVKTGYVSLVTKLQAVDSVQCVVVCDPDYLVAVVKGGNLIVWAMNSSWRGPTEEFVIANPCTPSCIVELKKIPKCPHLIIGHNGIGEFTVWDISTRSLVSRFVSPSNMIFEFIPTSLFAWHPLHSHSTMEDHIDMILAATKLWFSKGINNKTLVPAEVKDTAIWLLVSTDPDPDVKCDTVERPGRCWRLALLVRNQVILGSPMDPRADVAGTVSGHGVTGTIDGLVYMWDMSTGSKLGSLHDFKGQGVACISSDDWGNICVASEDGQLLVYCHTTKDTQSQGG; this comes from the exons ATGGCGAGCCCAAGCGCTGTATCTGAAGATAGAAAATCGGATGACATCGAAATCGTCTCCGTCGGAGCTCTCTATAGCGGCTCCTGGGATAAGAAGTACTGGAGTTCATCTAGG ggAAAAGATCGTTTCCCTTATCCTGTGGGCTATAAAGCTGTTCGAGCTCACAATGGGAGCACATATTATATGGAGATTGAAGAAGGTGCTAAAGGACCTTTGTTTCTG ATTACTCTACTGATGCAGATTAGACATCTGGATGAGTCATGGACTGGTCAGACACCAGATATTGCATGGGGAAAGTTCCAGAAGACGGGCCTTTCCAACTTAAAAGTATGGCATGGGAAACGATTTACTTGTAAGATGAACGGCGTGGAG TTTTTTGGCTTTAAAAACCCGTTGGTTCAGAGATTGCTCCGGGAACTTGTGAACAACTCCCACGGGATGGTAGAATCTAACTCCAGCAATAGGGTTTCTCAAATCCGGGTCGATGATGAAAGGCCAGTCAAGTGTGAAAATCCagatttattatgttatctGGACATGCCAGTGGCTAGAAAGAAAAGAAGTAGAAAAGCTGAAATAGGCCACCAGAATTCAGTAGTTAAACAAGGCCATAAAAAAACAAGATTCCAAGACTCATGGTCTGGTGGAGAGATTTTAAATTCAGCAACAGTGTCAATCTGTTCAACAAAAGAAGAAGTGGAGATCGTTGGCCTTCAAGGAGCACTACCAGAGCAGTTGTATTCTTGTCATGCTACTAACGAAAATTCATCTCTCCCAATAGAAAACTCTCCCGAAGTGAAAGAAGTCGTCCCTATCCAAGAAACAAACCAAATTGCTGACAGCTGGAAAACAAAGCCACTATCCAACATTTCTGAAGAG CTTCATGGATTGCAAGCAAAGGAAAACAAACCCAACGATGATACTTTTCTAAACGGGAGCCAAGATATGACCAGTTCCAATCTTTGTGCACCCGATACCTTGGAGTTCGTGCAAG ATAACCCCATAAGTTCTGCTCTAGCAACAGATGATAATACAAGTTGCGAGCAGAAAGAAGAATTGACCCTTGCTGACATAGTAGTTAATGAAGGGCATTCAGCTGGACCATATACCGAAGATTTAACTGATCAGGAAATTGCCAAATCAATGATCTCATTTCTACTTCCTCGAGCAATTCCACTGCTTAAGAAGGCCTCAGTCAAGAAGCCCCCAAAAACTGATGTGTCAGAAACATTGTCTGCTAGATTAAATCATTCAGACAACTCCAAAACGAGCCAACTTGATGATGCGTCAGGAACTG TTGTCTCCCTGTCGATAAGAACATGTACTGGAGATGATGAGAACAGGCAAGTCGTTGCTCTAGATTCTGTTCAGGATTTTACAAGTGATGTGCCCATTGCTCCTGACAGTTTTGATGAGTCTCACTTGGATGTTCCTGGGAGTGGGCATatcatatcatcatcttccaagGAAGCCTATCCAGCAGATCTTCCCAAGAAGCCCATAGACGAGGAACAGTTTGTAATAGAAAATGCAAGTCTATCAGTTCCTGCTTTGGATACAGTTGAGATCATAAAGCCGTTTTCACATGATGTGCCCTTTGCTCCTGACAGTTTTGATGAGTCTCGCTTGGATGTTCTTGGGAGTGGTCATATCATCTCATCTTCCAAGGAAGCCTATCCAGCAGATCTTCCCAAGAAGCCCATAGACGAGGAACAGTTTGTAATAGAAAATGCAAGTCTATCAGTTCCTGCTTTGGATACAGTTGAGATCATAAAGCCGTCGTCACATAATGTTAGGACtattttggaagaaaataaTCTAGGCGGATGTGTCAAGAAGTCTATGTTAATACCACAATGCACCAGTCCGACTAACAAGATTATTACCAAAGAATCTGTGGAACTCCGTGCAGGGCAAACAGAGCACCACTCTGAAAACAAGGAAGCAAAGAGTACATCTTGTTCTACTGAAG GTAATGGTCTCGTTGTTGGCACAACCCCTACTGAAGTTAGTTCTGTTAGAAAAGAAACACATAAGGTGTATAGCAGGAAAAGAGTCTCGACCAATCAGCTGCGAGGAAACAAGAACTCATCCTCAGAAAGTAAAAACAGTTGCAGAAATACTGGAGATGGTGATTCAATAAGCAAGATGTCTCCTATTAAAACCCAACGACTCTTGGAGCCTCAGCCGACCTTGTCTACCAACTCTGTATCAGATAGAACAAATCCACAAGGGGATGGAAGCAGTCATGTTACCGAACATTACCAGGGTCCTGAGCTGATGAAGGTGAATAACAATCAATTCACCAGTGTATTTTGCAATGAGGCGAGTGTGATACCACAAGATATAAGGCCAGCTCGAGGCTTTGGAAATGCAAGTACATCACCACCATCATTTCCAGCGTCAAAAGTTGAAAATGTTCAAGGCCATATTGTTGAGGCACTGGGCATCCAAGTCTCTGAACCACCTTCTACCAAGTCTCAGTATAAGGAACATACCAGCGAGAAAAGCATCTCCAGTGTGCCGGAAATTTCAGCTAGTTCGAGTTTAAAGGTCAACAGAGATATAAAGATCAACAATGAGATGGAAAAAACTGTTGAGCTGCTTGGCTGCTACTTTCATCCCATGCCTGTTTCATCAGTTTCTCTTCAGTCTGTTGGTAATGAAATCTATATATGGGTGTTGAGCTTTGCTACAGAAGATAGAGTTAGAACCCTATTTATGTACAAGATATCAGCTAAAGCACCAACCAAAGGATTCCCCTCTGTCGTTGGTCACACACCTATCATACTCCCCAGTGAGGATGGCAAATCTGGTGGAAATGTTAATTCT AAAACACTCGAGAGGTCTTATTTTCACGTCACTCCAGACGGGGAGCATCTTATTTTTACTGGCAATATCAAAACATCATATTGCAG GAAGAGGGAAATTGATTGCTCGTGTTTGACATGTACATCAGCCTACTTTGAAGAGAATGCAGTGAGAATTGTCGAGGTGAAAACTGGTTACGTTTCTCTTGTGACAAAACTTCAAGCAGTTGACAGTGTGCAGTGCGTGGTGGTGTGCGATCCTGACTATCTCGTTGCAGTTGTTAAAGGTGGAAACCTTATTGTCTGGGCCATGAACTCCAGTTGGAG AGGTCCTACCGAAGAATTCGTTATTGCAAATCCTTGCACACCTTCATGCATAGTGGAATTGAAGAAGATCCCAAAATGTCCTCATCTCATTATTGGGCACAATGGTATTGGAGAATTTACAGTATG GGATATTTCAACTCGAAGCCTGGTATCAAGATTTGTATCTCCCAGCAATATGATCTTTGAGTTCATTCCAACCAGCTTATTTGCGTGGCACCCTCTACATAGTCATTCTACAATGGAGGATCATATCGACATGATTTTAGCTGCAACAAAACTGTGGTTCTCAAAAGGGATCAACAACAAAACATTGGTTCCAGCTGAAGTCAAAGACACTGCCATCTGGCTTTTAGTCTCTACCGATCCTGACCCAGACGTTAAATGTGACACTGTAGAAAGACCAGGAAGATGTTGGAGACTGGCTCTGCTTGTGAGAAATCAAGTCATACTGGGTAGTCCAATGGATCCGAG GGCTGATGTGGCGGGCACAGTATCTGGTCATGGAGTAACAGGCACAATCGATGGACTTGTGTATATGTGGGACATGTCGACAGGCTCAAAACTCGGTTCCCTCCATGATTTCAAAG GTCAGGGTGTTGCATGCATAAGCTCAGATGATTGGGGGAATATATGTGTAGCAAGTGAGGATGGTCAGCTTCTGGTTTATTGCCATACCACCAAGGACACTCAAAGTCAAGGAGGGTAG